In Candidatus Omnitrophota bacterium, the DNA window CTCCCCTGTCGCCGTCCGTTGCCTGAAAAGATTTGAAGTCATGTTTCCCGACGAGAATCGCCGCGGCCTTCCTCATCACCCTCACGTCGAGCTTGTAGAAACACTTGGCGGCGAACCTGCGCATGAACGGATCGACAAAATCATTATTGGCTAACGTATAACAGTAGAGTTTGCCCTTGGCATCGTATTGAGCATTGAACTTCGCTTGAACCTCTTCTATATGAGATATCACTATGTCCTTCGGAAGCGCGCTATTAAGCGCCATCTGCAGATTTTTAAGGGGTATCTTCGAAGGCGTCCTGAAGTTCGCCACCTGGGCCATGGCGTGGACACCGGCGTCCGTCCTGCCGGACCCTTTCAGAGATGACTTGTGGCCGGTAATCTTACCTATGCGATCCTGGATCACTTCCTGGATGGACTTTGCGTTCTTCTGAAACTGCCATCCGGAGTAGTTAGTCCCGTCGTATTGTATAGTGAGCTTAATATTGCGCATATATGGTTAACTTTTTAAATTCGAAGCACGAAATCCGAAATTCGAAGCAAATCCGAATTTTCCAATTCTCAAATTTTCAAAACCGATGTTTGATCATTTGAATTTCGGTCATTCGACATTGTTTCGGATTTCGATATTCGTATTTCGAATTTTTTATCGGATCAGTACTTCCGCGATCTGGATGGCATTCAAAGCGGCGCCCTTGCGGATATTGTCGCTGACGACCCACATAGAGAGGCCGTTATCGACGGACTCGTCCTGCCTAATCCTGCCGACAAAGGTATCGTCCTTTCCTTCGCCGTATACGGGCATCGGATAGGAACCTTTAGCCGGATCATCCATAACCTTCACTCCCGGCGACTTCGAAAGCATGGCTCTCGCCTCGTCCGCGGTGATATGGCGATCTGTCTCGATATTTACGCTCTCTGAATGGGCGTAGAAGACCGGGACCCTGACGCAGGTCGCGTTCACCCGGATGGAATCGTCACCCATGATCTTCCTCGTCTCGTTGACCATCTTGACCTCTTCCTTGGTGTAGCCGTCATCCAGGAACACATCTATTTGGGGGATGAGATTAAAAGCTATCTGGTACGGGAACTCGACCGGTTTCACTTTCTTCCTGGCCAGGAAGACTTCCGATTGCTCCCACAATTCATTTATCTTCTTCTGTCCGGCGCCCGATACCGACTGGAAAGTGGTGACGACTATCCTTTTTATCTTCGCCGCCTTATGGATCGGCCAGAGCGCGACGACCATCTGTATGGTCGAGCAGTTGGGATTGGCGATAATGCCTTTATTCTCTTTTATCTTCCCGGGATTGACTTCCGGGACCACGAGGGGCACACTCTTATCCATCCTGAACGCGCTCGAGTTATCGACGCATACAGCTCCGGCCTTTACAGCGCTCGGCAGGAACTCGAGGCTCCTCGAAGCGCCGGCGCTGGCCAGCACAATATCAATTCCCTCGAAAGACTTATGGGTAAGGACCTCTACCGGATATGCCTTACCGCTGAATTTCAGCGATTTGCCTTCCGAGCGTTCGGATGCCAGAAGCTTTATATTCTTTATCGGGAATTTTCTCTCTTCCAGAATGCGAAGGAACGAACTCCCCACAGCCCCAGTTGCTCCCATTATGGCTACATTGTATTTTTTATCCATATTTAACCTCATCTTAAATTCGAAATACGAATATCGAAATCCGAAACAATTTTCGAATGACAAAAATACAAATAATCGAAATGACGATTGTTATAATTCGAACATTAGAAAATTCGAATTTGTTTCGAATTTCGGATTTCGTGCTTCGGATTTAATCGCTAAAGATTACTTACTGCTATCACAGATTCCCCACCACTAAATCCCCGACCTCTTCGGTCGAATACCCCATCTTGCCTGCGGCGAGGCTCTTCAGTTTTGTAGTCGCTACCTTTACCACCGACTTCTCGACTGCGGACGCCGCTTCGATTTCGCCGATATTATCGAGCAGCATGCCGGCGGCGCATATAGCCGCAAGCGGATTTATAACGTGCTTGCCTGTGTATTTGGGCGCGGAGCCGCCTATCGGCTCGAACATCGACACGCCCTCAGGATTAATATTGCCTCCTGCCGCGATGCCCATACCGCCCTGTATCATGGCGCCCAGGTCGGTTATGATGTCCCCGAACAGGTTATCGGTAACGATGACATCGAACCATTCCGGGTTCTTCACGAACCACATCGTCGTCGCGTCCACGTGCGCGTAATCCGTCTGGACATCGGGGTAATCTTTCTTTACTTCGTCGAACGTCCTCTGCCACAGGTCCCAGGCATATGTCAGGACGTTCGTCTTGCCGCAGAGGGTCAACTTTTTCCGCGAGTTCCGTTTCTCGGCGAGTTCGAACGCGTAACGGATACAGCGCTCGACGCCTTTTCTCGTATTATACGATATCTGTATCGCTACTTCGTCAATCTTGCCCTTATTCTGAAACTCGCCCATCCCCTTATAAAGCCCTTCGGAATTCTCGCGGACAACGACAAAATCTATGTCTTCCGGTTTCTTGTCTTTCAATGGGCAGAATCGAGGATCATATAATTTCACCGGCCTTAAATTGATATACTGATCAAGGCCGAATCTCGTCTTGAGTAAAATACCCTGCTCGAGTATGCCCGGTTTAACGTCCGGATGGCCTATGGCGCCCAGGAATATGGCGTCGAACTTTTTCAAATTCGCGAGCTCTTTATCGTCTATCGTCTTGCCCGTCTTCAGATAACGATCGCCGCCGTAATCGAACATCTCTTCTTTGTATGAAAAATTAAATTTTTTGGAAGCGGCCTTCAGAACCTTCAATCCCTCGGCTACCACCTCCGGCCCTGTCCCGTCACCCGCTATTACAGCTATCTTGTACACTTTTGTAGTCATCTTATTTTTCTTTTTACATATTCCATCAATCCGCCTGAGTTAATTATCTTTTGC includes these proteins:
- the truA gene encoding tRNA pseudouridine(38-40) synthase TruA, translating into MRNIKLTIQYDGTNYSGWQFQKNAKSIQEVIQDRIGKITGHKSSLKGSGRTDAGVHAMAQVANFRTPSKIPLKNLQMALNSALPKDIVISHIEEVQAKFNAQYDAKGKLYCYTLANNDFVDPFMRRFAAKCFYKLDVRVMRKAAAILVGKHDFKSFQATDGDRGDSIRTIKRIAIEKHNDIINIYMEADGFLYNMARCIAGTLVEAGRGKINVPRVREILRRKERRLCGPTMPAKGLCLVKVMY
- a CDS encoding aspartate-semialdehyde dehydrogenase, with the protein product MDKKYNVAIMGATGAVGSSFLRILEERKFPIKNIKLLASERSEGKSLKFSGKAYPVEVLTHKSFEGIDIVLASAGASRSLEFLPSAVKAGAVCVDNSSAFRMDKSVPLVVPEVNPGKIKENKGIIANPNCSTIQMVVALWPIHKAAKIKRIVVTTFQSVSGAGQKKINELWEQSEVFLARKKVKPVEFPYQIAFNLIPQIDVFLDDGYTKEEVKMVNETRKIMGDDSIRVNATCVRVPVFYAHSESVNIETDRHITADEARAMLSKSPGVKVMDDPAKGSYPMPVYGEGKDDTFVGRIRQDESVDNGLSMWVVSDNIRKGAALNAIQIAEVLIR
- a CDS encoding 3-isopropylmalate dehydrogenase; its protein translation is MTTKVYKIAVIAGDGTGPEVVAEGLKVLKAASKKFNFSYKEEMFDYGGDRYLKTGKTIDDKELANLKKFDAIFLGAIGHPDVKPGILEQGILLKTRFGLDQYINLRPVKLYDPRFCPLKDKKPEDIDFVVVRENSEGLYKGMGEFQNKGKIDEVAIQISYNTRKGVERCIRYAFELAEKRNSRKKLTLCGKTNVLTYAWDLWQRTFDEVKKDYPDVQTDYAHVDATTMWFVKNPEWFDVIVTDNLFGDIITDLGAMIQGGMGIAAGGNINPEGVSMFEPIGGSAPKYTGKHVINPLAAICAAGMLLDNIGEIEAASAVEKSVVKVATTKLKSLAAGKMGYSTEEVGDLVVGNL